The following are from one region of the Camarhynchus parvulus chromosome 3, STF_HiC, whole genome shotgun sequence genome:
- the ACTR2 gene encoding actin-related protein 2: MDTLGRKVVVCDNGTGFVKCGYAGSNFPEHIFPALVGRPIIRSTAKVGNIEIKDLMVGDEASELRSMLEVNYPMENGIVRNWDDMKHLWDYTFGPEKLNIDTKNCKILLTEPPMNPTKNREKIVEVMFETYQFSGVYVAIQAVLTLYAQGLLTGVVVDSGDGVTHICPVYEGFSLPHLTRRLDIAGRDITRYLIKLLLLRGYAFNHSADFETVRMIKEKLCYVGYNIEQEQKLALETTVLVESYTLPDGRIIKVGGERFEAPEALFQPHLINVEGVGVAELLFNTIQAADIDTRSEFYKHIVLSGGSTMYPGLPSRLERELKQLYLERVLKGDVEKLSKFKIRIEDPPRRKHMVFLGGAVLADIMKDKDNFWMTRQEYQEKGVRVLEKLGVTVR; the protein is encoded by the exons tttgTGAAGTGTGGCTATGCAGGCTCGAATTTTCCTGAGCACATTTTTCCAGCTTTGGTTGGCAGACCCATTATAAGGTCAACTGCTAAAGTAGGAAACATTGAAATCAAg GATCTGATGGTTGGTGATGAAGCCAGTGAGTTACGATCAATGCTGGAAGTGAATTATCCGATGGAGAATGGCATAGTTCGAAACTGGGATGATATGAAGCACCTTTGGGATTACACGTTTGGACCAGAAAAACTTAATATTGACacaaaaaattgtaaaatactACTCACAGAGCCTCCCATGAATCCGACTAAAAATAGGGAGAAGATTGTGGAG GTTATGTTTGAGACATACCAGTTTTCTGGGGTGTATGTAGCCATCCAGGCTGTTCTTACTCTGTATGCTCAAG GTTTGTTGACTGGTGTTGTTGTGGACTCTGGAGATGGTGTGACTCACATTTGCCCAGTTTATGAAGGTTTCTCCCTCCCTCACCTCACGAGACGGTTAGATATCGCCGGGAGGGATATCACTAGGTACCTCATTAAG ctcctcttgcTGCGAGGTTATGCTTTCAACCATTCTGCTGACTTTGAGACGGTTCGTATGATCAAGGAGAAGTTGTGTTACGTGGGATACAACATTGAACAGGAGCAGAAGCTGGCACTAGAGACCACAGTTCTAGTTGAATCCTACACG CTCCCAGATGGCAGGATTATCAAAGTTGGTGGAGAACGGTTTGAGGCACCGGAGGCTCTCTTCCAGCCTCACTTAATCAATGTTGAAGGGGTTGGTGTGGCTGAATTGCTGTTCAACACCATCCAGGCTGCTGACATTGATACCAG GTCTGAATTCTACAAGCACATTGTGCTGTCTGGAGGCTCCACCATGTACCCTGGGCTGCCTTCACGACTGGAGCGGGAGCTGAAACAGCTCTACCTGGAGCGAGTTCTGAAAGGCGATGTGGAGAAGCTCTCG aaATTTAAGATCCGAATCGAAGATCCCCCTCGTCGGAAGCACATGGTGTTTCTGGGGGGAGCTGTTCTAGCAGACATCATGAAAGACAAAGACAACTTCTGGATGACCCGACAAGAATACCAAGAAAAGGGAGTGCGTGTACTGGAGAAGCTCGGTGTGACTGTTCGATAA